The following coding sequences lie in one Actinomyces capricornis genomic window:
- the efeO gene encoding iron uptake system protein EfeO: protein MPSIKRRSLLTLLPLTALGLAACADNPRNSTGSGASASASAQAVTVTITDDGCEISPVSFPAGLVTFTITNQGTVPNEFEVLTDDKLQIVSEQESIGPGTTATLTTALKEGTYYGASKPNMVGELKGVTELTITPGQEIAVSDDIAKLEEEAVKNYTAYVRDQVGQLLTATQEFVEAYLSGDVEKAKTLYPLARQYYERIEPTAEAFGIEEAGDLDAALDLRIQDLADDAGKPVTDASVIEGWTGWHRIEADLWITEASSTFKFADDAARKKIADQLNTDTQSLYDLVYGNIKGAGGKDFALELTDVATGASTLMEEVALTKIVGEEETFSHTDLYDFKANVEGAQVAFGNVKDIVVQNDPDLADTIEKQFKAVEDLLAPHESKSSEGQVTYVDYSAIAAVQKDAGEKPADTDYTDVQRKFSDAVNALSESLSQVASKVLH, encoded by the coding sequence ATCCCGAGCATCAAGCGCCGCAGCCTGCTCACCCTGCTCCCGCTCACCGCCCTGGGGCTGGCCGCCTGCGCCGACAACCCCAGGAACTCCACCGGCTCGGGGGCCTCGGCCTCCGCCTCAGCCCAGGCCGTCACGGTCACCATCACCGACGACGGCTGCGAGATCTCCCCGGTCTCCTTCCCCGCCGGCCTGGTCACCTTCACCATCACCAACCAGGGCACCGTCCCCAACGAGTTCGAGGTCCTCACCGACGACAAGCTCCAGATCGTCTCCGAGCAGGAGAGCATCGGCCCCGGCACCACCGCCACACTGACCACCGCCCTGAAGGAGGGCACCTACTACGGCGCCTCCAAGCCCAATATGGTCGGCGAGCTCAAGGGCGTCACCGAGCTGACCATCACCCCCGGCCAGGAGATCGCCGTCAGCGACGACATCGCCAAGCTGGAGGAGGAGGCCGTCAAGAACTACACGGCCTACGTGCGCGACCAGGTGGGCCAGCTGCTCACCGCCACCCAGGAGTTCGTCGAGGCCTACCTCTCCGGCGATGTCGAGAAGGCCAAGACCCTCTACCCCCTGGCCCGCCAGTACTACGAGCGCATCGAGCCCACCGCCGAGGCCTTCGGCATCGAGGAGGCCGGCGACCTCGACGCCGCCCTGGACCTGCGCATCCAGGACCTGGCGGACGACGCCGGTAAGCCCGTGACCGACGCCAGCGTCATCGAGGGCTGGACCGGCTGGCACCGCATCGAGGCCGACCTGTGGATCACGGAGGCCTCCAGCACCTTCAAGTTCGCCGACGACGCGGCGCGCAAGAAGATCGCCGACCAGCTCAACACCGACACCCAGTCCCTCTACGACCTGGTCTACGGCAACATCAAGGGCGCCGGCGGCAAGGACTTCGCGCTGGAGCTGACCGACGTGGCCACCGGCGCCTCCACCCTCATGGAGGAGGTGGCCCTGACCAAGATCGTGGGCGAGGAGGAGACCTTCTCCCACACCGACCTCTACGACTTCAAGGCGAACGTGGAGGGCGCCCAGGTGGCCTTCGGCAACGTCAAGGACATCGTGGTTCAGAACGACCCGGATCTCGCCGACACGATCGAGAAGCAGTTCAAGGCCGTCGAGGACCTCCTCGCACCCCACGAGTCCAAGAGCTCCGAGGGCCAGGTCACCTACGTGGACTACTCCGCGATCGCCGCCGTCCAGAAGGACGCCGGGGAGAAGCCCGCCGACACCGACTACACCGATGTGCAGCGCAAGTTCTCCGACGCCGTCAACGCCCTGAGCGAGTCGCTCTCGCAGGTGGCCAGCAAGGTCCTGCACTGA
- a CDS encoding Dyp-type peroxidase yields MSGAQSEPREPGGAHEGPQGGATSEGRMTNRRAIFTSAGLGAALAGLAGVAGGRAWVSSERAAEDTILTVYPFRGERQAGILTPAQDNMFTAAFTVSTTEVEELKELLTEWTVAAEQMCAGELVGGEPSANKQMPPKDTGEVWGYKPNGLTITFGFGKSLFIDEEGRDRFGLAGRLPAILDEGMPTFAHEQLSAGQSYGDLLIQACSNDAQVCVHAIRNLTRIAFGTATLKWSQIGYGRTSSTSVEQETPRNLFGFKDGTNNIKAEDKASELDEHLWVQSGDDGAADWMVGGTYYVARKIHMFAEIWDRIRLIEQEQIMGRDKRYGAPLSVVNPTASSEEFTAVDYEAVGEEGEPLVPADSHIAVVAPERNQGRRMLRRGYNFTEGNDTLGRLETGLFFVAFVRDPRTNFYPILDRMTQTDALEEYLQHRGSALFAIPRGIKDGETMVGQALFD; encoded by the coding sequence GTGAGCGGCGCGCAGTCGGAGCCCCGTGAGCCCGGTGGGGCGCATGAGGGCCCTCAGGGCGGTGCGACGTCGGAGGGGCGGATGACCAACCGCCGCGCCATCTTCACCAGCGCCGGCCTGGGGGCGGCGCTGGCGGGGCTGGCGGGCGTGGCCGGGGGGCGGGCATGGGTCTCCTCCGAGAGGGCCGCCGAGGACACGATCCTGACCGTCTACCCCTTCCGGGGCGAGCGGCAGGCGGGCATCCTGACCCCCGCCCAGGACAACATGTTCACCGCCGCCTTCACCGTCTCCACCACGGAGGTCGAGGAGCTCAAGGAGCTGCTGACCGAGTGGACGGTGGCCGCCGAGCAGATGTGCGCCGGTGAGCTGGTGGGCGGGGAGCCCAGTGCGAACAAGCAGATGCCGCCCAAGGACACCGGTGAGGTCTGGGGCTACAAGCCCAACGGCCTGACCATCACCTTCGGCTTCGGCAAGAGCCTGTTCATCGATGAGGAGGGCCGGGACCGCTTCGGCCTGGCCGGCAGGCTGCCCGCCATCCTCGATGAGGGCATGCCGACCTTCGCCCACGAGCAGCTCAGCGCTGGCCAGAGCTACGGGGACCTGCTCATCCAGGCCTGCTCCAATGACGCCCAGGTGTGCGTCCACGCCATCCGCAACCTCACGCGGATCGCCTTCGGCACCGCCACCCTCAAGTGGAGCCAGATCGGCTACGGCCGTACCTCCTCGACCTCCGTGGAGCAGGAGACGCCCCGCAACCTCTTCGGCTTCAAGGACGGCACCAACAACATCAAGGCCGAGGACAAGGCCTCCGAGCTCGACGAGCACCTGTGGGTGCAGTCCGGTGACGACGGGGCCGCGGACTGGATGGTGGGCGGCACCTACTACGTGGCCCGCAAGATCCACATGTTCGCCGAGATCTGGGACCGCATCCGGCTCATCGAGCAGGAGCAGATCATGGGGCGGGACAAGCGCTACGGGGCGCCGCTGAGCGTGGTCAACCCGACCGCCTCCTCCGAGGAGTTCACCGCGGTGGACTACGAGGCGGTGGGGGAGGAGGGCGAGCCCCTGGTGCCCGCGGACTCCCATATCGCCGTCGTGGCCCCCGAGCGCAACCAGGGGCGGCGGATGCTGCGCCGCGGGTACAACTTCACCGAGGGCAACGACACCCTGGGGCGCCTGGAGACGGGGCTGTTCTTCGTGGCCTTCGTGCGCGACCCGCGCACCAACTTCTATCCCATCCTGGACCGCATGACGCAGACCGATGCCCTGGAGGAGTACCTCCAGCACCGGGGCTCGGCCCTGTTCGCCATCCCCCGGGGCATCAAGGACGGCGAGACCATGGTCGGCCAGGCGCTGTTCGACTGA
- a CDS encoding amidohydrolase, translating into MRNLTDLTRPTTPSRAIQERMAAETAERAGLTGPATALQDGAGAPGPLRTRLAEAIEQLAPQIVALSHDIHDHPETGYQEHHAVAAVAGLLRDHGIEPAVGVYGMDTALRAGIGQGPAGTIAILCEYDALPDIGHGCGHNVMCANSTGAFLALAALEAERPGTLPGRVILQTTPAEENSTAKEILAVRGMLEGIDAAIQTHSYAHDLTHQTWLGVRRLSAAFHGVPAHASSQPFMGRNALDAVTLALTGLGLLRQQILPMDRLHAVVADGGRVPNIVPERAELSIMVRSKYPETLKDLVTRVEELLHGAALMTGTGVEITTDPHSNEMPVRDNGPLLAAWVRSQRERGREPLPAGVLPETIAAGTDFGNVSQRVPGIHPLIKVTDGPGVALHTREMTRAAGSATGDRAAVDGAYGLAAVALDWLHDDALRRAVIEDFEASGGVVDVEGFWREERPDQ; encoded by the coding sequence ATGCGCAACCTGACCGACCTCACCCGCCCCACCACGCCCAGCCGCGCCATCCAGGAGCGCATGGCCGCCGAGACCGCCGAGCGCGCCGGCCTCACCGGCCCCGCCACCGCGCTCCAGGACGGCGCCGGCGCCCCAGGCCCCCTGCGCACCCGCCTCGCCGAGGCCATCGAGCAGCTCGCCCCCCAGATCGTGGCCCTGTCCCACGATATCCACGACCACCCCGAGACTGGCTACCAGGAGCACCACGCCGTGGCCGCCGTCGCCGGCCTCCTGCGCGACCACGGCATCGAGCCCGCCGTCGGCGTCTACGGCATGGACACCGCCCTGCGCGCCGGCATCGGTCAGGGCCCGGCCGGCACCATCGCCATCCTGTGCGAGTACGACGCCCTGCCCGACATCGGCCACGGCTGCGGCCACAACGTCATGTGCGCCAACTCCACCGGCGCCTTCCTGGCCCTGGCCGCCCTCGAGGCCGAGCGGCCCGGCACCCTGCCCGGCCGCGTCATCCTCCAGACCACCCCCGCCGAGGAGAACTCCACCGCCAAGGAGATCCTCGCCGTGCGCGGCATGCTCGAGGGCATCGACGCCGCCATCCAGACCCACTCCTACGCCCACGATCTCACCCACCAGACCTGGCTGGGAGTGCGCCGCCTGAGCGCCGCCTTCCACGGCGTGCCCGCCCACGCCTCCTCCCAGCCCTTCATGGGCCGCAACGCCCTGGACGCCGTCACCCTGGCCCTGACCGGCCTGGGCCTGCTGCGCCAGCAGATCCTGCCCATGGACCGCCTCCACGCCGTCGTCGCCGACGGCGGGCGCGTGCCCAACATCGTGCCCGAGCGCGCCGAACTATCCATCATGGTGCGATCGAAGTACCCCGAGACCCTCAAGGACCTCGTCACCCGCGTCGAGGAGCTCCTCCACGGCGCCGCCCTCATGACCGGCACCGGCGTGGAGATCACCACCGACCCCCACTCCAACGAGATGCCCGTGCGCGACAACGGCCCCCTCCTGGCCGCCTGGGTGCGCTCCCAGCGCGAGCGCGGCCGCGAGCCCCTGCCCGCCGGCGTCCTGCCCGAGACCATCGCCGCCGGCACCGACTTCGGCAACGTCTCCCAGCGCGTCCCCGGCATCCACCCCCTCATCAAGGTCACCGACGGTCCCGGTGTGGCCCTCCATACCCGCGAGATGACCCGGGCCGCCGGGTCGGCCACCGGCGACCGGGCCGCCGTCGACGGCGCCTACGGGCTGGCCGCCGTCGCCCTGGACTGGCTGCACGACGACGCCCTGCGCCGGGCCGTCATCGAGGACTTCGAGGCCAGCGGCGGCGTCGTCGACGTCGAGGGGTTCTGGCGCGAGGAGCGCCCGGACCAGTGA
- a CDS encoding DUF885 domain-containing protein: MSDTPSTPDTPGVPSRTPSAIDAVAEQHVSRLARLSPEFATTAGLPGPRGALDDYSPEGLAALDDLNRETLAALDGLEPADGVDAVTLAAMRERLGLERELSQAGEDLRALNNITSAVQALRDHFDLMPTGTAQDWEHIASALADVPRALAGYTQSLRLAASRGDVAARRQVEACIAQAEDQAGQASSYAALIEGAPDDLEAPLRSALDSGARAARGAYADLASFLAEELAPQAGAQDAVGRERYERFSREFLGARIDLDETYEWGRARLADIDAAQRAIAEDLYGPGTTVREAMERLDADPARTLHGTQALQAWMQRTSDEAIAALDGVHFDIPAPLRALECRIAPSTTGGIYYTGPSDDFSRPGRMWWSVPKGTEEFSTWQERTTVFHEGVPGHHLQVGMQTYLREELNTWRRQCCWVSGHGEGWALYAEQLMADLGFHEDPADRLGMLDAQRLRAARVVLDIGVHLGKRRPPELAALEGVGEGVWDEGSAWAFLRHNAAMNESFLRFELDRYLGWPGQAPSYAVGQRLWEEIRDAALASQGRAGQAGLKDFHTRALRLGSVGLDVMREALTA; the protein is encoded by the coding sequence ATGTCTGATACCCCCAGCACTCCCGATACTCCCGGTGTCCCCAGCCGCACGCCCTCGGCGATCGACGCCGTCGCCGAGCAGCATGTCTCCCGGCTGGCGCGCCTGTCCCCCGAGTTCGCCACCACGGCGGGGCTGCCGGGGCCCCGCGGCGCCCTGGACGACTACTCCCCCGAGGGCCTGGCGGCCCTCGATGATCTCAACCGCGAGACCCTGGCCGCTCTCGATGGCCTGGAACCCGCCGATGGGGTCGACGCCGTGACGCTGGCGGCGATGCGCGAGCGCCTGGGCCTAGAGCGCGAGCTGTCCCAGGCCGGTGAGGACCTGCGGGCCCTGAACAACATCACCTCGGCGGTGCAGGCCCTGCGTGACCACTTCGACCTCATGCCCACCGGCACCGCCCAGGACTGGGAGCACATCGCCTCGGCCCTGGCCGATGTGCCCCGGGCCCTTGCGGGCTACACCCAGTCCCTGCGCCTGGCGGCCTCCCGCGGGGATGTGGCGGCCAGGCGCCAGGTGGAGGCCTGCATCGCCCAGGCCGAGGACCAGGCCGGCCAGGCCTCCTCCTACGCGGCCCTCATCGAGGGAGCACCGGACGATCTGGAGGCCCCGCTGCGCTCGGCCCTGGACTCCGGGGCGCGGGCGGCCCGGGGGGCCTACGCCGATCTGGCCTCCTTCCTGGCTGAGGAGCTGGCCCCGCAGGCGGGGGCGCAGGACGCCGTGGGGCGGGAGCGCTATGAGCGCTTCTCCCGGGAGTTCCTGGGCGCCCGGATCGATCTGGATGAGACCTATGAGTGGGGCCGGGCCCGGCTGGCGGATATCGATGCCGCGCAGCGGGCCATCGCCGAGGACCTCTACGGCCCGGGCACCACCGTGCGCGAGGCCATGGAGCGCCTGGACGCCGACCCCGCGCGCACGCTGCACGGCACCCAGGCGCTGCAGGCCTGGATGCAGCGCACCTCCGATGAGGCGATCGCCGCGCTCGACGGCGTCCACTTCGACATCCCCGCTCCGCTGCGCGCCCTGGAGTGCCGGATCGCGCCGAGCACCACGGGCGGCATCTACTACACGGGGCCCTCGGATGACTTCTCCCGCCCGGGCCGCATGTGGTGGTCGGTGCCCAAGGGCACCGAGGAGTTCTCCACCTGGCAGGAGCGCACCACGGTGTTCCACGAGGGGGTTCCCGGCCACCACCTGCAGGTGGGGATGCAGACCTACCTGCGCGAGGAGCTCAACACCTGGCGCCGCCAGTGCTGCTGGGTCTCGGGGCACGGCGAGGGCTGGGCCCTGTACGCCGAGCAGTTGATGGCGGATCTGGGCTTCCATGAGGATCCGGCTGATCGCCTGGGCATGCTGGACGCGCAGCGGCTGCGGGCGGCGCGCGTGGTGCTGGACATCGGGGTGCACCTGGGCAAGCGCCGTCCCCCCGAGCTGGCGGCCCTGGAGGGCGTGGGCGAGGGCGTGTGGGATGAGGGCTCGGCCTGGGCCTTCCTGCGGCACAATGCGGCGATGAACGAGTCCTTCCTGCGCTTCGAGCTGGACCGCTACCTGGGCTGGCCGGGACAGGCCCCCTCCTATGCGGTGGGTCAGCGGCTGTGGGAGGAGATCCGCGACGCCGCCCTGGCCTCCCAGGGCAGGGCGGGCCAGGCGGGCCTGAAGGACTTCCACACCCGGGCCCTGCGCCTGGGGTCGGTGGGCCTGGACGTCATGCGCGAGGCCCTGACCGCCTGA
- a CDS encoding low molecular weight protein-tyrosine-phosphatase, with protein MSTTRLPEPHTAEPGAPRRPYRVIAVCTGNICRSAMAEAVLRDRLEALGALDRIQVDSAGISDEERGNPMDSRARAVLREAGYTTGAAAQTIGEHRAHRITDAEILTADLLLAMTARHHRELARRAQRLGTDPSRIRMYRSFDPQAAPGQGGQDLDVPDPWYGTTADFLDTLEVVESVSAALAPLLQEQSQE; from the coding sequence ATGAGCACGACCCGCCTGCCCGAGCCCCACACCGCCGAGCCCGGTGCGCCCCGCCGGCCCTACCGGGTCATCGCCGTGTGCACCGGCAACATCTGCCGCTCCGCCATGGCCGAGGCCGTCCTGCGCGACCGGCTCGAGGCCCTGGGCGCCCTGGACCGGATCCAGGTCGACTCCGCGGGCATCTCGGATGAGGAGCGCGGCAACCCCATGGACTCGCGTGCCCGCGCCGTGCTCCGCGAGGCCGGCTACACCACTGGCGCCGCGGCGCAGACGATCGGGGAGCATCGGGCCCACCGCATCACCGACGCCGAGATCCTCACCGCAGACCTCCTGCTGGCCATGACTGCGCGCCACCACCGCGAGCTGGCCCGTCGCGCGCAGCGCCTGGGCACGGACCCCTCCCGCATCCGCATGTACCGCTCCTTCGACCCCCAGGCCGCCCCTGGTCAGGGCGGCCAGGACCTCGACGTGCCCGACCCCTGGTACGGCACGACCGCCGATTTCCTCGACACCCTGGAGGTGGTCGAGAGCGTCAGCGCCGCCCTGGCGCCCCTGCTCCAGGAGCAGTCCCAGGAGTAG
- a CDS encoding alpha/beta hydrolase translates to MSTASGPSAPAAPAPPPPPSNPLESVDILGEPWVARRIPVAESPQAPGADHAVLVHQRAAGARHRRAVLYLHGRSDYFFQTHLAQAYLDAGYEFYALDLRSCGRAGVGHPSPHDVRDLRVHDEEIAEALRIIGSEHGHASVVLNGHSTGGLQAAIWAADHPGSVEALVLNSPWLDLPGSALVRSYGSALVDLISRRDPERAIDEPGAGRRDKPHAYVEALHRDWSGEWDWDLALKPLESFPVRAGFLAGVRRLHREVHHGLGIAVPILVCCSTASGPDNPTLEEARTTDVVLSVEQIIERAPFLGDDVTLRQIPGGCHDLALSPRQAREEYLEAVTAWLRARLG, encoded by the coding sequence ATGAGCACCGCCTCCGGTCCTTCCGCACCTGCCGCCCCCGCCCCGCCGCCTCCACCGTCGAACCCCTTGGAGTCCGTGGACATCCTGGGGGAGCCGTGGGTGGCGCGGCGCATTCCTGTGGCCGAGTCGCCCCAGGCGCCGGGCGCCGACCATGCGGTCCTGGTCCACCAGCGCGCCGCGGGCGCCCGCCACCGGCGGGCCGTGCTCTACCTGCACGGGCGCAGCGACTACTTCTTCCAGACCCACCTGGCCCAGGCATACCTGGATGCCGGCTATGAGTTCTACGCCCTGGACCTGCGCTCCTGCGGCCGCGCGGGCGTGGGGCACCCCTCGCCCCATGACGTGCGCGACCTGCGCGTCCATGATGAGGAGATCGCTGAGGCGCTGCGCATCATCGGCTCGGAGCACGGGCACGCCTCGGTGGTGCTCAACGGCCATTCGACCGGCGGGCTCCAGGCGGCCATCTGGGCGGCGGATCATCCCGGCAGCGTGGAGGCGCTGGTGCTCAACTCGCCGTGGCTGGACCTGCCCGGCTCGGCCCTGGTGCGCTCCTACGGGTCGGCCCTGGTGGACCTCATCTCGCGGCGCGACCCTGAGCGCGCCATCGATGAGCCGGGAGCGGGCCGCAGGGACAAGCCCCACGCCTACGTCGAGGCCCTGCACCGGGACTGGTCGGGCGAGTGGGACTGGGACCTGGCGCTCAAGCCGCTGGAGTCCTTCCCGGTGCGCGCGGGCTTCCTCGCCGGGGTGCGCCGCCTGCACCGCGAGGTGCACCACGGCCTGGGCATCGCGGTGCCGATCCTGGTGTGCTGCTCGACGGCGTCGGGGCCGGACAACCCGACCCTGGAGGAGGCCCGGACCACCGATGTGGTGCTCTCCGTGGAGCAGATCATCGAGCGCGCGCCCTTCCTGGGCGATGACGTCACGCTCCGCCAGATCCCGGGCGGGTGCCACGACCTGGCGCTCTCGCCCCGCCAGGCGCGCGAGGAGTACCTGGAGGCGGTGACCGCCTGGCTGCGGGCCCGCCTGGGCTGA